Below is a genomic region from Eupeodes corollae chromosome 1, idEupCoro1.1, whole genome shotgun sequence.
atgtTTCCATACTCAAgggtcttcaaaaaaaaaaatgttctttagaAACATCGACTGGCAGGCAGGATTTGAAGTTTTCAGTGATATCAGCGAGATATGGAAcgttatttaaacttttaaagacCTAAATACGTATTAACTCCGaaggaaaaattttaagtttacttTATATTGTGACAAAATCCATTCATTTTACACTATAAGAAAGACCCGTTTCATTACAATAGTCAACAAGGTTTTGTTacttatgtttttaattatactCTTCCGATGATTTTTTGGTGGCCGTAGTTCAAAATCACTTTGAGTTCTTGAGATGTACATACTCGTAAGTAAGAAAGAAAACTTATTACATTTTCTAAGTCCAATTTCTGAACTAGttttttttggcaataaaaTGTGTGACAGTTCTTCAAATCTATTATCaaatcttcaatattcagttttagtatttttaatatttaatacattttatttatagtcTGTCACACATCCTGACTCCTGAAACACTGAACTATTTGTtattaaacacacaaaatattagcTTGTTCTGGTCTAGAAtcagaaatacattttttgaaataaattgaaaaatataactaatacgttatatattgaaaaatataaaaaaaaaactttaagaacggatatttttaaagaagaatagTTATTTGGGTAACCTATTGCTTAATTGCAGGATTGGTAACTTTTAAAGAACTTCGTATCTTATTCAAGAATAAGcaccaataatttttttgaatgaagtataaacaaaagttataaaaaaagaccaggttaattaattaaaatctaaagGTAACTATTTAAGTTCGTTTTCATTAATaccccaaaattaaaaaaaaaatcaacatttaaaatattacacAAGGTATATGCTTAAAAAACAACCTACTTTGTATAGAAAGAAACCAAAAgcaattgcaaaataaaactgatattcaagcaaaaaaattgagtgcataaaatgaaaaagttaaaatcgcTTATGATGACGATCCGAATCCGATTGGGTGTGTAAAGTCAAAAACTGAATATACTATAAAATGCGTATCCATCGTTAGCTCAACCATCAGTTACTACAAGTTCATAGCTTTGTACACACTATCTACCTAATCATCATGAAATTCTTCGCTGCTTTGATTGCCTTCGCCGCTGTTGTCTGCGTTGTTTTGGCCGATAAAATGGACAAGAACAAGGAAGGTATGGTTTCATCCAGCTATGGTGGTGCTGCTCCCAGCTATGGTGGTGGTGCATCATACTCAGCTCCACCATGCCCCAAGAACTACCTCTTCAGCTGTCAACCAAGTGTAGCTCCAGTTCCATGTGCTCCAGCTGGTTATGCAGGAGCTTACTCTCAACAAGTTCCACAATACCTTCCACACCCTGGATACACACACTACGCACCACAAAACTGAAGACAATAAGATGATTTGATGAGGATTTTCTACGAGCTGGACTTTGTTAGCTGTTATTTGTTTTAGctttattgttataaaataaaaaacgcttaataattttaaatgaattgaaaaaatatttgtttttctatttacttTGGATTTTGATTCATCTTTTCTACGCTACGCTTTCAATTGTTTTCTCTTTATCTCAAAACATGAAGAATGTATATGGTTTTAAGCGCTTTTTCCTCGAGGCTTGGTTCATCATTAGGTCCAGAATTTCTTCTTTAGGAATTTAATTTGACAAGTAGCTTGATCTTGTTAAAAAAGTCCAATCGAAAAAGAACCTATATATCTACAGAGTTCGACTTTCAATTTTCATAGTGTTTAGATTTTATGTGGCTTACATGATCAAAATATATATGCAGCCATAACATACATACTTCTTTTCCAAGAAGCTTGGTTCGAGTAAATTGTGTCCCtcagaaaattattttgatattcttgAAACTGGAGGATCACTTTTGTGAAGAATCTATAGTTGTAGCTATGCTCGATAGTCTTTTCATAGAGTAAACTTAAAgtattattaaatgtttaagttttctaaACTAGGTGTGGTGTTGATAGCAAAAGGCTATATACACTTAGCGTGCGAAGCAAATTTCAGAACATCAAACTCACAAACTTTCGCGAACCTGGAAAGGAGTCTTCTGACGAAGAGAACTTATTACAAGAAGGTTGAAAGGGTCTTCAATGCGTAATTAAGTTATGATGCGAAAGTCATTCTTGGGGATTTGAATGCGAAAATAGGTTGTCAAGAGCCGGTTTTAAGGCATAACGCAAGTACTCATAGTTTGCATGAGAAAACTAAAGACAACGGACTTCGACTCCTAGAACTACCATCATCAAAAAACTTGGTCGAAGCAAGTATCATGTTCCCGCGTAAAGATATCCTCAACGCCACTTGAGTGTCAACTAACGCGTTGATAGAACGTTGCCAATATTCGATCCTGAAGACGGTACGACCATACCAAGGTATTGCATTCCTAGGTATGGCGTACGGACGTTCAAATCAACACGCCTGGTCTACGCCATGTGAATATCAGACACCCTGTGGCAAGCGATAGGACTCGGCCTCAATGAGATAGATGGGGGAAGAGTCTTGGGACCAGATTTCCGGGCGCCGAAGAGAAGTGGAAACACCTTAAAAATACTGTCGTTAGTATTGTAAACTGTATCTTAAGAGCAGCCGAAGAGATCAAAGCAACTGGTAAGAATATTGCATTTCGAGCAATGTAACAATATAGAATGTGTGCACGCAAAGCCAAATACAAATAGCTCTGAATAACCGAAAAATGTCCGAAACATGACTCATTATACACCATGCTTCACCCTTTCAATTCACCCCAGCTAGCTGTTTGAATATGGCGAGCCAAATTTAAATCGAGCTGGTCATGAAATTATAGTGCACGTATGGAAACATGAAGAAATGCCACAAGACTGACGAAAAAGTATTGTATGTTCCGTATGCAAGAGCGGAGAAGTCGTTTAGAATGTTCGTCATTCGAAAATCCAAAAAGATACAAGATTTCTTGTGCGTGGTCGACATAGATGCTTTAAAATGATAGGAAGGTCCCGCGAAGAACAATCCAGAAAACCTGGGACTAGTTTCTTTATTACTTTAAAGATGTGAAATCAGATAGACCTTTTATGAGCCTACCGTCAATTAAGCGGTAGAATTCTAACAAGCTTTACTTAGTAGTAAAAGAGACTTCAATGTTCTAGTAAAAACTTAGAGAATCTTTAGGTATCAGCCTTTTTTTCATTATCTAATGCTATACCTCAATGTAATAGCCACACAATGTTTGCCTTGTGAAATTGTGGAacaatatttaagtttattttgagatttctTGGTTCTTTAGTACATAAAAAGTTATAATACCAATTTGTTGAGTTGATACAAAAACGCTTTTATTTAACCGTTCAGCATTTTTTAAGGATTAAGTTGTTATAAGTTCTAAACTTAGAATGGAGTTGTAACCgtggcatgattgttagtgAGTTGTACTGCCATGCCAGAGCTCTtgttgaataatgttttaaaatggatgctaattttgaaaaccaaattaTGGATATATACGTGTATTATGGCTATAAGTGTATTATGGCTATAAGTCTTATAagtgtttggatttttattcgGAAAACCCAACAGTAACTGTAACCGATTCTGATCTGAAAACATTATCGGATATGTATATTTGTTGACAAGTCTGAAGATCAAATTGCGAAAAGACGAAAAATTGTCCAAATCAAGTCAAGTACCTTTTCAAtagtttatttagaaaaaaaattatgtcattacttccaaaagaaaaaaaaaaaaaaacaagaatatgtCGACAAGGTTTGAAAAGAAGTTATCATAACTCAAAACATGTGTGAGCCtattattcttaaagaaaaaagaacaaatatgaGTAATATAAAAAACTATTCGTACTTTTAATTATgagtttgaaaaacataaacaaaatcaaaattgcgACACGGAACTCTTTCTTAAGCATAAAAAGTAGTGAATCAGTTCATGAAAAGTgctaacaaatcaaaaacaaattttaaccggGTGTTGCTTAGTAGGTTACCGCATAAGTCAGAACTTTAAGCCGAAGAACTCAAAAATAGTATAAAATGCATACCCATCGCTTAGCCTAACCATCAGTTACTACAAGTTCATCGCTTTGTACACACTATCTTCTCAATCATCATGAAATTCTTCGCTGCTTTGATCGCTTTCGCTGCTGTTGCCTGCGTTGTTTTGGCCGACAAAACTGACAAGAAGGAAGGTATGGTCGCTTCCAGCTATGGCGGTGGTGCTTCATACTCAGCTCCACCATGCCCCAAGAACTACTTGTTCAGCTGCCAACCCAACTTGGCCCCAGTTCCATGTGCCCCAGGTGGTTATGCCGGAGCTTACTCTCAACAAGTTCCACAATACCTTCCATACCCATACCCTCAACCACAATACGCTCCACAAAACTGAAGATATTCTACGATGACAACAGAGGATCGCAGTAATTGGACATTTTAGCTGTTtggttttttggatttttggatTTTGTGTCGAAAGATactcgaaatatttaaaaataaaaacgctaAGAAATGATTTGGAattctgaaaagaaaaatatttttgttttatttttcctaattTTATTCAAGAATGGTTTATATTGGGCTTGTGTTACAGTTTCACAGGATTTTCttctcttttaatttattttggtttattaCTCCTTTTTGAATCCGGGACACTTTTGAGTTGAAAAGGGGAAAAAGTCTTTGGGTACTACaataaaattggtcaaaaaagcttttacatcatttgtaaataatttgtCCAAGACAACAGGTGTAGGTTTCAAGGTTTGATTTTCACTACCGGGATATTGCGAATTGTGTTGAAGAGGCGTCTCCGTTCCTATAATTTAGTTCTGTTTCGGTTTATTCTAACAGACagtttgaaacaaattaatttacaagATCTACGAATGTCTTTAAGGGGcttgaaaatatactttaaaattataactaaatttttgaatttaaaaatttagactcctttgtttaacttaaagtctgttttaaacattctcctttttgattttcaattaaacttgtcccaattattttgaacattttagcCAAAACTTTATGTGCATTGGTAGTCTCAGGGCTATTATGTTATTTCCATATTGATGACGCTAGTTATAATATCGAGTAAGTGACGAAGCttatttctttctaaaaaaacttaaaactttcgTTTTTGGTCGGGTGGAAATTCACAGTGACTCAAAgcttcatttacaaaaaattacagtTTGGTGTTGGCGGCGTTATTATATCGTCATGATAACCGTTTACTTTTTGGCCCGAGTTAAAATTTATATCGAATTGGAAGATATTTGGTTTCAATAGAATAGATGGTGCCATAGGAAACACAGCACACCTTACAaccgatttattaaaaatgttaactttatCTTAAGAAATTGACTAGTCGATTGACCACctcgttttttttagatttaaggtATCTAGACTATATTCTTTGGAACAAATGTTAAACCATTGGTTTATGCCAAGGCGAACGACCGAACGGAAAAAGAGGTCAGAGCCGACAGAGCACGAAATAACAGCCATTTCGGCCAAAATAAGTGCCCTAGTCATTGGGTCCAAGAAATCGGCCACTGCAAACGTTCTCAACATGGCCGTATGAATGAAGTTGATTTATAttgataaatgttttaattgttcttcaattcaataacaCACAAGTCATTCGCATTCCAGAAaaacgattagttttgaattcttgcATCTACTATACCAgtgaaagacagagtgtggtaaagaattccacattcgcatagtacggttaaagaacgaaCCTCTGTTCTTACaatacgaccgaaattgggctcgatGTTATACCAATGAGCATTCTAGTATAAGGGTTGAATAGCTTGATGGAATGAATGGAACTGGCTATTTATCTATTTCATGTGACGTGCGTCGTGATGGTGTTGAAGTAACGTATATGAATCAACGATGATATCATCAGTCAATGATTAACGCTCAATAATGTCCAAAAGACTAAAGTAAGTTGCAGCCTAGAGATTAGCAATATCGAGGTGGTTGAAATACTCTTACTGAGGTCTTTAGTCTccctaaaaagtaaaaattaaaaattcagttttcaACTCGTTTAAAACCACGCGATTTTTGATTCCCTAATTAACAATGCaatgggttcaatccctgcataTGACATCTAAAGATGTTTGTTCGGGGGTACTTCCGTTGAAGATCCAAAAAGATCCAAAAGAAGAGGGTAGTGaattaaaaaactgaattgcaaaagcaactttttttatgagacaataatatttttaaatctatatatTCGCTCGTTCTCaagatattcaagtcgaaaattcattaatttcaaattttaagtgaAGTGATTTTATAggtaaggttttattttttgtaaaaaataaaaatacttcctttttttctaaatttaaccagatgtcaAGAATGTTGTTCATCGAGGTTACAATAATTCAAATAAAGCctgaaaaagctttttaaatccaaaaacctCAGCAAAATTTCTTAGGTGCTGCTGTATAGGACTATTGGTCTTCTAATACTTGCCTATGGATCCGACACCTTTGTGGTTTTTGAAAAGCATTCTGACCTTTTAGGCGCGTTCGAGATGAACGTCTTATGGAGAATTGTGCAACCCTTAGAAAGGATCATTCCAGAGACGTAAATATAAGCACCATTATATCAAACTCAACTCTGTTTGATGGGTTTTTTTCAGCCATGAGGGGAGGGGGGGTTTGGCCATTCGAAAATTGACTCTTTCCGATTTGTAGGTCAAAATGATATCAACATGAATGAtacatcaaaaaacaaaaatgagtgTCCAAAACGTTTTACTTAGAGCCttgtatttttcaacttaaaacccTGATAGCTCTTACACTATCATGAACTGTATGACATCTACCTTGAAGAAGATATCATGTTAAAAGTAAAGCTCGGTAGATTCTGGTGGAGTGGACACCTAGCTCGCATAAGCAAAAATGAACCAGCCCACAAAGTATTTGGTAGTCCTTTTTATGGTAATACTCCCGAAGCTTTGGGTGCGCAACTGGATAGCGTCAGCTTGCTATCGGGATAAATGAAGAGACACCAACACCGAAACTCTGTTGTCGAGCCGGTGAATATGATGAAGAATAATTATTCTGAaggtaatatcatttttatcaGTTAAATGGTGGatgtaacaaatattttattttattttataacaaattcgTATGACGTCACTATGAGTAAGAATAAACttaattaaagtatttttcattatttgtttttaaaattgcaaagtCCTTTCTgaatattttaatgttattatcTTATGTCAagcaaaattgatttaaagtcaatatctctgctTGTTCTTATATATAGCCGCTGAAATTTGCCACAAATGTACGAACCAAATAGGAtaaatttagattctagggaacTTGAGACGTTGAGAAATGTTAAAGCCTAAATCGTACCTACCGAATAATTTGCatttggaagttaaaaatgttaacaaatattttttgaaattgtatgttTTGGAGTTTTTATTCACTCGTTTTTCGAATAGTTTTATAAggaaacaacaaattatttacaaacttcgtttaaaataattatatcatTTTATTGATAGCCCAGTAAACATATATAAACATTTGGTGGTTTTTGGTATTGACTTAATTAATAATTGTAGAACGCAAGatgtaaaaaaatcataaaaatctgTAAAACTTTACACTTGTTTTGCCaatcggtgtttttttttacaatgaagGAGAAAGTATTGGGTACACAGAGACGGGATTGGgatcaaaatgaagaaaaataagttaGATTAAAATTGTAAAGTGTACAGTAAGCGATTTCGAATATGGTGAAGACAGTAGCCCATCAGGGTTAAAATTGGCAATACCTGAAAAAACTAAGGAAGTAGAAATCCTAGATTACTTGTAAGATCAAATCCATAAACACCTAGACAAAAAAATTAGATCAACCGGATGTACAAAAACGACTCTTTCTGCTGCCTAGAGAACAGACTATAACTggactaaaaaatatattttaaggtttGACTTTTAAGtggttaataataatttacaatgaaattgaaaaaatgactTAGAAATTATGGACAAAagctaaatttttttaaaagttactgCAAGAATGAATTTCTGGCTATGACAAAAGTTATATCATAATAATGCATTTTCATTTCTTGCTATTTTTATCGTCTTTTGGGTTACGGTTTACTTAATGGCAACTAGTAGAATAATTtgcaattattaaaataaaatagataatttTTGAACACCTGTATTCGAAAAACTGTTACAGACCCTACTTTAAGCTCAAAATTTAGTTAATATAAagggtccgccatctaacgttttctttttcaactagtgctatttcgtgaatggtaacacttagctcatgtctgattggATAGATAATAAGTTTTATCCATCCGCTGAACGGCTATGGTTGTGTTTACACTTGAACAACGCTGGAAAATATTGCGgtattaagttgaaaatcatGGTAATGTTGCACAATGCGTACGAAAATTGCGTACAGATTATGGAAGAAGAGAAGCACCGTCAGTGAAAGAAACTGGCATTCTCATCAATAAACCAAAGCGTGAAAAGCCAAAAAGAATGCAAACACCCAAGAATATTTCTTCTGTGGTAGAAAGTGTGCGTAAAGCACCATCAACATCAATTCACCTTTGTTCTCAACAACACACAGAGAACCCGCACATATATATACATTGAAAAGCTGATACAtccaaaacgagtcactgtttggtgcagaTTTTGGTCCAAAGGCATAATTGGgctatttttcttcgaaaatgagcaagaagaggccgttacagtcaatggcgattGTTATCGGGCCaggttgaacgaatttttgttcacaaaaattgatgaggaggatattggcaaaATTTGCTTTCAATAGCACGGGGCGCTACGTGCCACTCAGCCAAAGCGAAACTCGATGTTTTGCGCCCTGTTTGTGAAGATCGCATCATCAGCCGCAGAACTCATGTACTTTAGCCATTGCAGAGCTGCaatttgacaccgttggacaATTATTTTTGGGATTCCGGAAAAGATAAGTGTTACGCCTACAAGCCAAAGACATTTGACGCTTTAAAGGACAAAATTCCTGAAGCCATTGGTGATATACAGCTGCACACAATCGATAATGTGCTTAAAAGTTGTACCGTTCGTGTAGGCTACTGCATGTCCAGCCGAGGCAGCCATTTaactgaaattattttaaattattaaccaGAAGGAttgtactttaaaataaaaaaggaaatttgagaaaatattcaGAGCGGATCcttttttactataaaattgtagattgtattaaaaaaaatcaaagttagtagactataataattaaatacaattttttttggatatttgaaaacttaataacaaaaatgttgtcaatattttaaacacaggttattttctaaatttttaatagaGGTGAGTTTTggcttcttttaaaaatgtcctcaacataaagaatttattttcgggtaaacaagttttttttttaattttgttgaagtttcaaaatatgttcttcaaaacttattttattttgaatcttaaaaaaaaagtatgtttgtTTACATCTAAAAGCTTAATTAAACAATTGCTTTAGAATTATACAGCAATtccctaaacaaaaattaattttcaaaaccagaACTAAGTTCAAGGTGTCGTGTTACAAGGATACAAATGAAAAGCCACTCATATTAAACTGTGAGGTGGTGTAATTAAACCAGAACATCTTTTTTACAGCGAATAAAcataaaagttacaaaaatcataattaaTTTGTTCGAAGTTtcgccttaaaaaaaaaaaaaaaaaaaacaaaaactactagaacttttttccaacaaaaaaaaaactcaaattatcAACACAACCAATAATATCCTACTTTATCCTccttaattttataactttatagataacctaaagaatttattttcaaaataaaggattgaataataatacaaaaaaatatataacaccATTGAACAAAAGTTAGCaaactaaacttattttttcccACTTAAATTGTATACAAGATAAAAACCATTATTGAATGTTATAAGGTCAAGTATTGTAATAGGTAAGACTTTTTCCATcgaatttcagaaaaaaaactgcACTTGTACTTTATCTACAATCTCAATCTCAAGTGATGAtgatatttaaatgtaaattttcctagaaaattataattttttcttcacttgaaaattcaattcaatttccttCGCTTCGGCACAAGAATGATAATAAAAGCATTAAATCATATCCTTTTAGCAGAAGAATGAcagaagcaacaacaaaaaagttataaggAATACAATCAGAAACAGCAAAAATAAGGACATACTAGGGtataagatattttatatttgtattgtgtatatatgtgtcaaaaatggctttcacaaaaatattttcccacACACACATTCACACACAGATATACACTACAATAACAATGCAATACTCCAATCGCATCAatgatttcttttcttttcgttttatttttgcttttaaccatttttctttggaaaagGTAAAGATGTGTAGATAGATGCGAAGGTGGGTAATTCAAGGATATTTTTGTCGAGTAAACGTTTTAAGGaggaaaaatgcatgaaattctttttgaaggactttttgtgatattttctaTCTATGTGTATCGTTTATCTTCAAACTCAATCGATTTGATGCGATTTCCTTATCAttctcttcatttttgttttgtccttCTCCTATTTCTAATTCTACTTGTCATAGGAAAGATGCTAAAGGACGAGAAGGTATTACTTTCATGGAAATCACACAAATACACACACATATAGACAGCAAACAGCCCAGCTCAGCGTTAGCAGCCTCTGAAggatcaatattatttttttgcctGAAAGCACAAGAATGgtaggaaataaaaaattactcttgTTTCCTGATAAGGATATTTGTAATCCCAAGGatatgctaacaaaatttacctacctttttatttttctcctttCTAAGCATATCGACTCGATGTAGAAGAAAACTCaacatttttcttg
It encodes:
- the LOC129947810 gene encoding vitelline membrane protein Vm34Ca-like, yielding MKFFAALIAFAAVVCVVLADKMDKNKEGMVSSSYGGAAPSYGGGASYSAPPCPKNYLFSCQPSVAPVPCAPAGYAGAYSQQVPQYLPHPGYTHYAPQN
- the LOC129939276 gene encoding vitelline membrane protein Vm34Ca-like, whose translation is MKFFAALIAFAAVACVVLADKTDKKEGMVASSYGGGASYSAPPCPKNYLFSCQPNLAPVPCAPGGYAGAYSQQVPQYLPYPYPQPQYAPQN